A window from Candidatus Nitrospira neomarina encodes these proteins:
- a CDS encoding Ppx/GppA phosphatase family protein encodes MLLAGIDIGTLTCRLLVAEVNPPGEMTVVDGDRRILRLGEGVDQNRRLSQAAMDRVVSTLKDWKKQTAKYPLNGVAVVATSAVRESENRKDFLALVTQETGWEVEVLTGEEEARRTLLGIRFGLPPAIANFLGLDIGGGSTECILAHSGMAPAVISLDLGVVRLLERVLRLDPPTFQEISQAEACIDEELAKVSKAFGTFSGIPLVGTAGSVTTLAAMSQGLPRYESARVHNYELTLSTIKGLEQDLITKTGPQRLAMPGLEPGREFVIVAGTVILRRIMETFGFDKCLVSDFGLREGILVDKASKLKNVE; translated from the coding sequence ATGTTACTCGCAGGAATTGATATTGGCACCTTAACCTGCCGCTTGTTGGTGGCAGAAGTGAATCCCCCAGGAGAAATGACCGTGGTTGATGGGGATCGGCGGATCCTACGGCTCGGGGAAGGGGTTGACCAAAACCGACGGTTATCCCAGGCCGCAATGGATCGCGTGGTGTCCACCCTTAAAGATTGGAAAAAACAGACCGCGAAGTATCCGCTCAACGGGGTGGCAGTCGTGGCGACCAGCGCCGTGCGTGAATCGGAAAACCGCAAAGACTTTCTCGCCCTTGTCACTCAAGAAACCGGATGGGAAGTGGAAGTCTTAACGGGAGAAGAAGAAGCCCGGCGAACCTTGTTGGGTATTCGTTTTGGTCTTCCACCAGCCATTGCGAATTTTTTGGGATTGGATATTGGCGGCGGCAGTACCGAATGCATCCTGGCTCATTCTGGAATGGCTCCTGCCGTCATTTCCTTGGATCTGGGAGTGGTGCGCTTGTTGGAGCGGGTGCTTCGTCTGGATCCACCCACATTCCAGGAGATTTCCCAGGCCGAAGCCTGTATTGATGAGGAATTGGCCAAGGTGTCAAAAGCCTTCGGCACCTTTTCAGGCATACCCCTGGTCGGGACAGCAGGGTCCGTCACCACACTCGCCGCGATGTCTCAAGGATTGCCAAGATATGAGTCGGCACGTGTCCACAATTATGAGTTAACATTGTCGACCATCAAAGGGCTGGAGCAGGATCTCATCACCAAAACAGGACCGCAGCGCCTGGCCATGCCAGGTCTTGAGCCCGGGCGGGAATTTGTCATTGTGGCAGGTACGGTGATTCTACGAAGGATCATGGAGACCTTCGGCTTTGACAAATGCCTGGTCAGCGACTTCGGCCTTCGGGAAGGAATCCTGGTGGATAAAGCCAGCAAATTGAAAAACGTGGAATAA
- a CDS encoding endonuclease/exonuclease/phosphatase family protein, whose amino-acid sequence MMAKAFSVASWNVEHFGAMHKNKGKPKKPVGPIIEFLAQQHADVVAVYEVVGSTVYDTIVTVMPDYQFHITEGPQAQEILIGVKRTFSSFYTQRLEFKSGVSVLRPGSLLTIQVDGNAYPLLFLHLKSLTEPRGFGLRDDQTERALKLRKVLDKASCSDGQANYIFLGDLNTMGMNLTFSTKDVSADEEVQRLQKRVKNRKMQVLDKSYPETYWPGSKSSYSPGNLDHVVAADHMRFKAFGPAHIDIRGWPQETTPEKRDAWTRKYSDHALLYFEVQKV is encoded by the coding sequence ATGATGGCCAAAGCATTCTCCGTTGCGTCCTGGAATGTGGAGCATTTTGGGGCGATGCACAAAAACAAGGGGAAGCCGAAAAAACCGGTCGGCCCCATTATCGAATTTCTGGCCCAACAACATGCCGATGTGGTCGCGGTGTACGAAGTTGTGGGCTCGACGGTATATGACACCATCGTGACGGTGATGCCGGATTACCAGTTTCATATTACGGAGGGGCCTCAAGCACAGGAAATTCTAATAGGTGTGAAGCGAACCTTCTCAAGTTTTTATACTCAACGGCTTGAATTTAAATCAGGAGTATCCGTGCTGCGGCCAGGTTCCTTGCTGACGATCCAAGTGGACGGGAATGCCTATCCCCTTTTGTTTTTGCATTTAAAAAGTCTGACGGAACCTCGAGGGTTTGGCTTGCGGGACGATCAGACCGAACGGGCGCTCAAATTGCGAAAAGTCCTGGATAAGGCCTCGTGTAGTGATGGCCAGGCGAATTATATTTTTCTGGGGGATCTCAACACGATGGGGATGAATCTGACGTTTAGCACGAAGGATGTCAGTGCAGACGAGGAAGTCCAACGTCTGCAGAAACGGGTGAAAAACCGGAAGATGCAGGTACTCGACAAGTCCTATCCGGAGACCTACTGGCCGGGTTCGAAGTCCTCTTACTCACCGGGCAACCTTGATCATGTGGTAGCGGCGGACCATATGCGGTTTAAGGCCTTTGGACCAGCCCATATCGATATTCGCGGGTGGCCGCAAGAAACGACTCCTGAGAAACGAGATGCGTGGACCAGGAAATATTCCGATCACGCGCTTCTGTATTTTGAAGTGCAAAAAGTGTAG
- a CDS encoding class I SAM-dependent methyltransferase — MTQTHASQPTADTWAGVTPQVLEGDILNQRAWRMPDIVIYQHAPDEWWVAPLDEELPLVRLNRLGAALLGAMDGRMTIGALLNQYGKWVCSPTQQNGRWHLERWAQPRFSLAYFGTEPPSGHSAEAKWDLLLQKVREGWHQNVQAETEDHLSKFHVQGIQGPHGHFEIIETTVSHLFREPCEAMNGLTYGRLLGKTLRQMGWLSPKPKRIVEVGAGLGYVSKELAGELSADERKDIQYTFLDLTGPFLGSQTSLARQAGWTATAIQANAERMPLADRAVDLLIDNENLADMTPIQFTGDELLTFKGENPLHEEALDLIRRMRLPLMPPFPDEVIFNYGAIQFLQEVWRVLKPGGRAILVEFGIEDDWPSPVRLPGHTEYEVQFSHLRHAAKWLGFREQYCTLPQLLGMKRDINVLCTGAAYTLRRFCRELEKPFSVRAYTEKELGTALGALLPKLTGLHYHNVLDPAWFGLWDFKVLLVEKPGGMSIGQQPAFKESGGFRWYTQR; from the coding sequence ATGACCCAAACCCACGCCTCTCAACCCACTGCCGATACCTGGGCAGGAGTCACCCCTCAGGTCTTGGAGGGGGACATACTCAATCAACGGGCATGGCGCATGCCCGATATTGTGATTTATCAGCATGCGCCGGATGAATGGTGGGTGGCCCCGCTTGATGAAGAGTTACCCCTGGTTCGGCTCAATCGCCTGGGCGCAGCCCTGCTCGGCGCGATGGATGGTCGTATGACCATTGGCGCCCTACTCAATCAGTATGGGAAATGGGTTTGCAGCCCGACCCAACAGAATGGTCGCTGGCATTTAGAACGGTGGGCCCAACCGCGGTTTTCGTTAGCCTATTTTGGAACCGAACCCCCCAGCGGACACAGCGCAGAGGCGAAATGGGATTTGTTGCTGCAAAAGGTGCGGGAAGGTTGGCATCAAAATGTTCAAGCTGAAACCGAAGATCATCTGTCCAAATTTCACGTTCAGGGCATTCAAGGGCCTCACGGCCATTTTGAAATCATCGAAACGACGGTCTCTCATTTATTTCGCGAACCCTGCGAAGCCATGAATGGGCTGACCTATGGGCGACTGCTCGGCAAAACCCTGCGCCAAATGGGCTGGCTCTCCCCCAAGCCCAAACGCATTGTGGAAGTGGGCGCCGGCCTCGGGTATGTCTCAAAGGAACTGGCAGGAGAACTCTCAGCGGATGAGCGGAAAGACATCCAATACACCTTTCTCGATCTGACCGGCCCGTTTCTGGGATCCCAAACGTCGCTGGCGCGCCAAGCAGGGTGGACGGCAACGGCCATTCAAGCCAATGCCGAACGAATGCCCTTGGCGGACCGTGCCGTTGATTTGTTAATCGACAATGAAAATCTCGCCGACATGACGCCAATCCAATTTACCGGGGACGAACTCCTTACCTTTAAAGGGGAGAATCCCCTGCATGAGGAAGCTCTGGACCTTATCCGGCGCATGCGCCTGCCACTCATGCCACCCTTCCCCGACGAAGTGATTTTCAATTACGGCGCCATTCAATTTCTACAGGAAGTCTGGCGCGTGCTGAAGCCGGGCGGACGGGCCATCCTGGTTGAATTCGGGATCGAAGATGATTGGCCTTCTCCCGTCAGATTGCCCGGGCACACCGAATATGAAGTGCAATTCAGTCATCTGCGTCATGCCGCCAAATGGCTGGGCTTCCGCGAGCAGTATTGCACCCTGCCACAATTGCTCGGCATGAAACGGGACATTAATGTCTTATGTACCGGGGCGGCCTATACCCTACGGCGATTTTGTCGTGAATTGGAAAAGCCCTTCTCCGTCCGCGCTTACACAGAAAAAGAATTGGGCACCGCGCTGGGTGCTCTTCTACCCAAACTCACCGGCCTACACTACCATAACGTCTTAGATCCGGCATGGTTTGGTCTGTGGGATTTCAAAGTCTTGTTGGTTGAAAAGCCCGGCGGCATGAGCATCGGGCAACAACCGGCCTTCAAAGAATCCGGCGGCTTCCGCTGGTACACTCAGCGATAG
- a CDS encoding type II toxin-antitoxin system RelE/ParE family toxin, which yields MADYRFSPAADKRQDEIWEYTTEKWGENQAKKYLQGLHDHLQRLADKEIP from the coding sequence ATGGCTGACTATCGATTTTCACCGGCGGCGGATAAACGGCAAGATGAAATTTGGGAATATACCACCGAAAAATGGGGCGAGAACCAGGCTAAGAAATATCTTCAAGGTTTGCACGATCACCTTCAAAGGCTTGCAGACAAAGAAATCCCATGA
- a CDS encoding YqgE/AlgH family protein, with protein sequence MDTPLGKGVFLIATPALRDPNFRQTVVLLCEHGPEGALGVVVNRPTEMNIAEVLPQVPVLEGQEHRVYSGGPVQKNSLLVLYRLNEEVEDTHAVLDGVYLGGNMETLERILEVPGEHESFRAYMGYSGWGPGQLETEMESGSWLTMPAQPHLVFDEDSQDLWGEVIQSFGDQYTMYAHMPVDPNLN encoded by the coding sequence ATGGACACACCATTAGGCAAGGGGGTTTTCCTCATTGCCACTCCGGCATTGCGCGATCCCAATTTTCGTCAAACGGTCGTGCTGCTCTGCGAGCATGGACCGGAAGGCGCCCTAGGCGTGGTCGTGAATCGTCCGACCGAGATGAATATTGCCGAGGTCCTGCCGCAAGTTCCAGTGCTCGAAGGGCAGGAACATCGAGTCTATTCCGGGGGGCCGGTTCAGAAAAACAGCTTGCTCGTCTTGTACCGTCTAAATGAGGAAGTTGAAGATACCCATGCGGTGCTTGACGGCGTGTATCTCGGCGGGAATATGGAGACGCTGGAGCGCATTCTTGAAGTTCCCGGTGAGCACGAATCGTTTCGGGCATATATGGGCTATTCAGGCTGGGGACCCGGACAATTGGAGACGGAAATGGAAAGTGGGTCATGGCTCACCATGCCTGCCCAACCTCACCTCGTCTTCGATGAGGATTCTCAGGACTTATGGGGCGAGGTCATCCAATCCTTCGGAGATCAATATACCATGTATGCACACATGCCCGTAGATCCAAATTTAAACTAA
- a CDS encoding Fe(2+)-trafficking protein: MAQIHCRKCDKDADPITDNLFMGKLEEEIKQKVCQTCWNEWAGPGGTKTMVINEYQLNLGDENARQTLKTQMRTFLKLDDATGEFKDYRH; encoded by the coding sequence ATGGCGCAAATTCATTGCCGAAAATGCGATAAAGACGCGGACCCGATCACGGACAATCTTTTTATGGGAAAACTGGAAGAAGAAATCAAACAGAAAGTCTGTCAAACCTGCTGGAATGAATGGGCTGGCCCGGGCGGAACGAAGACCATGGTTATTAACGAGTACCAGTTGAATTTAGGGGATGAAAATGCCCGTCAAACCCTGAAGACACAGATGCGGACGTTTTTGAAATTGGATGACGCGACAGGCGAATTTAAAGATTACCGACATTAA
- a CDS encoding AmpG family muropeptide MFS transporter: MTTQTEPGHWLKNFCLLLVSPKMLVMLLTGFSSGLPLLLIGSTLKFWMREEGLDLTTIGFFGLVGLPYTLKFLWAPVMDRLVSSALGRRRGWMLGTQIALMLTIASLALTQPAIHLSTLAVLCVLVAFFSASQDIVLDAYRRECLSDEELGIGSSMFIYGYRLGMLTAGALALFLADQESLSWNAVYFIMGAMMSIGILTTWFAPEPTIPTPPPASWQEAITGPFLEFFSRPGALMMLLFILLYKVGDSMASEMLSPFMVDLGVSKTDYAMIVKVFGMIALMAGGLIGGLVVYRMGIVPSLFILGFLQMISTAGFVILAYTGNHLPTLTAVIAFETISSGLGQTAFVAFMASLTNKRFTATQYALLTSFMGIPRVFAGSTTGFLATWLGWEGFFLLCTLIALPGLFLIPYLRRLEENHPSLTKQ; encoded by the coding sequence ATGACCACGCAGACCGAGCCAGGTCATTGGCTTAAAAATTTCTGTCTTCTTCTTGTCAGTCCCAAAATGCTGGTCATGCTGTTGACCGGCTTTTCTTCCGGCCTTCCTCTCCTGCTCATTGGCTCGACCCTCAAATTCTGGATGCGGGAAGAAGGGCTCGATTTAACCACCATTGGTTTTTTCGGATTAGTCGGCCTCCCCTACACGCTCAAATTTCTCTGGGCTCCAGTGATGGACCGTCTCGTGTCTTCTGCTCTGGGAAGACGACGAGGGTGGATGCTGGGCACTCAGATAGCGTTGATGCTCACCATCGCCTCGCTCGCCTTGACTCAACCGGCCATTCATTTATCAACCCTCGCGGTCTTGTGTGTCCTTGTGGCGTTTTTTAGTGCCAGCCAGGATATCGTCCTGGATGCCTATCGCCGTGAATGCCTCTCTGACGAGGAACTCGGCATTGGATCTTCCATGTTTATTTATGGCTATCGCTTGGGAATGTTGACCGCTGGAGCGTTGGCTTTATTTCTGGCCGATCAGGAGAGCCTTTCCTGGAATGCGGTCTATTTCATCATGGGCGCCATGATGAGTATTGGCATTCTCACGACATGGTTTGCACCGGAACCCACCATTCCCACACCACCACCAGCATCATGGCAGGAAGCCATCACAGGTCCGTTTCTGGAGTTTTTTTCCCGTCCTGGCGCTCTCATGATGCTGTTGTTCATCCTGCTGTATAAAGTCGGCGATAGTATGGCGTCAGAAATGCTCTCTCCATTTATGGTGGACCTCGGCGTCTCGAAAACCGACTATGCGATGATCGTCAAGGTTTTCGGCATGATTGCCTTGATGGCGGGAGGATTGATTGGGGGTCTCGTCGTCTATCGCATGGGGATTGTGCCTTCTCTGTTTATTTTGGGTTTTCTCCAAATGATTTCAACGGCAGGGTTTGTCATTCTCGCATATACCGGCAATCACCTCCCGACTCTTACTGCCGTCATTGCCTTTGAGACCATTTCCAGTGGGCTGGGACAAACCGCGTTCGTGGCCTTCATGGCCAGTCTCACCAACAAGCGGTTTACCGCCACACAATATGCCCTGTTGACCAGCTTCATGGGCATTCCGCGGGTCTTTGCCGGCTCCACCACCGGATTTCTGGCCACCTGGTTAGGATGGGAAGGGTTTTTTCTTCTGTGTACCTTAATTGCCCTGCCCGGCTTATTCCTCATTCCCTATCTCCGGCGCTTGGAAGAAAACCACCCATCCCTCACCAAACAATAG
- a CDS encoding class I SAM-dependent methyltransferase — protein MMKIRVQLIPNLSKIFVLGLLGPFALAGFMAIDSSWGAEADKERWNKKYETENYLFGRDPIPFLTDHVDLLPKGAALDLAMGEGRNGVFLATKGFQVTGVDISEAGFKKARALAAEKGVQLTTVVADLEQYTIPPNSYDVIICTYFLQRDLFPKITAALKPGGVVLIETYTVDHLQYRPQFNRTFLLERNELLTLLPGLQVLRYQEVNTGDAAFASILAQKPLQPTRQ, from the coding sequence ATGATGAAAATTCGCGTTCAGCTAATCCCAAATCTTTCCAAAATATTTGTCCTGGGGCTCCTGGGTCCGTTCGCCCTTGCTGGATTCATGGCCATTGACTCCTCGTGGGGAGCCGAAGCAGACAAGGAGCGATGGAATAAGAAATATGAAACCGAGAACTATCTATTCGGACGTGACCCCATTCCGTTCTTAACGGACCATGTCGATCTTCTACCCAAAGGGGCTGCCCTTGACCTGGCCATGGGTGAAGGACGCAACGGGGTCTTTTTAGCCACGAAAGGCTTTCAGGTCACCGGGGTCGATATTTCAGAGGCGGGTTTCAAAAAAGCCCGAGCCCTCGCTGCCGAGAAAGGCGTGCAACTGACCACGGTCGTCGCCGACCTGGAACAATACACCATTCCCCCCAATTCCTACGATGTGATTATCTGCACCTATTTCCTGCAGCGCGATCTCTTCCCAAAAATTACTGCTGCCCTCAAGCCCGGCGGTGTGGTGCTGATCGAAACCTATACAGTTGATCATTTGCAATACCGCCCACAATTTAACAGGACCTTCCTCTTGGAGCGGAACGAATTATTGACGCTACTCCCTGGCTTGCAGGTATTGCGTTACCAGGAAGTCAATACTGGAGATGCAGCCTTTGCCAGTATCCTGGCACAAAAACCCCTACAGCCCACGCGGCAATAA
- a CDS encoding RNA polymerase sigma factor translates to MARDQIIGQLRERIVAFATSRGSRDVAEDLAQEVLLVLHEKYPQVTALTELVPLTFQILRYKMLDLHRKSLRRGEYHQESIDDQPFADPGDDPAMQAEQKERVGQLIEALQQLGERCRELFRLKLQGHTFPEIQQIFGERSINTIYTWDSRCRKQLLALMGGRWRTTTPRAGEDKKKTVEKDL, encoded by the coding sequence ATGGCCCGGGATCAAATTATTGGCCAACTCCGTGAAAGGATTGTGGCATTTGCGACATCTCGTGGATCAAGGGATGTGGCTGAAGATTTGGCTCAGGAGGTTCTTCTGGTCTTGCACGAAAAATATCCTCAAGTCACGGCATTGACCGAGCTGGTTCCTCTGACCTTTCAAATTCTCAGGTATAAAATGCTGGATCTCCATCGAAAAAGCCTCCGACGGGGCGAATATCATCAGGAATCCATTGACGATCAGCCGTTTGCAGATCCTGGAGATGATCCCGCCATGCAAGCCGAGCAGAAAGAGCGGGTGGGGCAATTGATTGAGGCGCTTCAGCAATTGGGTGAGCGTTGCAGGGAATTATTCCGGTTGAAACTTCAAGGCCACACCTTTCCTGAGATTCAACAGATATTCGGTGAGCGATCCATCAACACCATTTATACCTGGGACTCCCGTTGTCGGAAACAACTTTTGGCTCTCATGGGAGGGCGTTGGCGGACCACTACCCCACGGGCTGGTGAAGACAAAAAGAAAACCGTGGAGAAGGATCTATAA
- a CDS encoding DUF1295 domain-containing protein, with amino-acid sequence MIGLLLVLFIVLWLAHVRVGNASLADVGFCLGLGLVGIVCGIEGEGSPWRRALVVSMGSAYACRLGWHLWKNRVWGKTEDPRYKTLRAVLGKWESVGIFGYFMLQVPACLFFAFLLCWVMGHSESAVRGWDLLGLGIFLLAFFGETLADIQLERFRSDPTNQGKVLQTGLWRFSRHPNYFFEILQWCAYIPLAVGLPGAWMAIVWPLLMMLSLVWVTGVPLAEAQAIHSRGEAYRNYQRTTNKLFPWLPRRNS; translated from the coding sequence ATGATAGGTCTCCTCCTGGTGCTCTTCATTGTCTTGTGGCTTGCACATGTGCGAGTGGGCAATGCCTCCCTGGCCGATGTAGGGTTTTGTTTGGGATTGGGCCTTGTCGGTATTGTTTGTGGAATAGAGGGCGAGGGCAGCCCTTGGCGACGGGCTCTCGTTGTGAGCATGGGGAGTGCGTATGCCTGCCGGTTGGGCTGGCACCTGTGGAAGAATCGCGTTTGGGGAAAAACGGAAGACCCCCGGTATAAAACCCTTCGGGCCGTGCTAGGCAAATGGGAATCGGTCGGAATCTTCGGGTACTTCATGCTGCAAGTTCCTGCTTGTCTGTTCTTTGCTTTTCTTCTGTGCTGGGTTATGGGTCATTCTGAATCGGCAGTAAGAGGCTGGGATCTTCTGGGCCTCGGGATCTTTTTGCTAGCCTTCTTTGGAGAGACTCTTGCGGATATTCAACTTGAACGGTTCCGATCCGATCCGACTAATCAGGGTAAGGTCTTACAGACGGGCTTGTGGCGATTTTCCCGTCATCCTAATTATTTTTTTGAAATCCTACAGTGGTGTGCCTATATTCCCTTGGCAGTGGGATTGCCGGGGGCATGGATGGCGATCGTGTGGCCTTTGCTCATGATGTTGTCGCTTGTCTGGGTGACGGGAGTGCCCCTAGCCGAGGCTCAGGCTATACACAGCCGAGGGGAAGCCTATCGCAATTATCAACGCACCACCAATAAATTGTTTCCCTGGCTGCCTCGACGGAACAGCTGA
- a CDS encoding ribbon-helix-helix domain-containing protein, which yields MGSENVNVRVTGDLRAHLQQQIGQYGLYENAGEYIRDLIRRDLKDHKTAWEWLRKELEPGLRTDENQFIRVTSADVIRRNTNPKRAKP from the coding sequence ATGGGATCAGAAAATGTGAACGTCAGAGTGACAGGAGATCTTCGCGCTCATCTCCAACAACAGATTGGTCAATATGGGCTGTATGAGAATGCCGGCGAATATATCCGTGATCTCATCCGACGGGACCTGAAAGACCATAAAACTGCTTGGGAGTGGCTACGCAAGGAGTTAGAACCAGGACTCAGGACCGATGAAAATCAATTTATTCGAGTAACTTCCGCCGATGTGATTAGACGAAATACCAATCCCAAGAGGGCTAAGCCCTAA